A region from the Solibacillus sp. FSL H8-0523 genome encodes:
- a CDS encoding response regulator transcription factor: MEKHRIFIVEDDPKIASLLADTLRKYQYDVETIQDFETLVEQCMAFTPHLILLDINLPLYDGYYWCRKLRAYTKCPIVFISARSGEMDQIFALENGGDDFITKPFNYEIVLAKIRSHLRRTYGEYSARQEERTVTQGQLTLYLERMELHLKELIVPLQKKECIILGLLMGQAPKVVSRDQLLEELWDDQAFVDENTLNVNMTRVRRKLTDYGITSSIETVRGAGYRFTLSAEEM, translated from the coding sequence ATGGAAAAGCATCGGATTTTTATCGTTGAAGATGATCCGAAAATCGCCTCACTACTGGCAGATACACTGAGAAAGTATCAGTATGATGTGGAAACAATCCAAGACTTTGAAACACTTGTTGAACAATGTATGGCATTTACACCTCATCTTATTTTATTAGATATTAATTTACCACTGTACGACGGCTATTATTGGTGCCGTAAATTAAGGGCCTATACGAAATGTCCGATTGTTTTCATTTCCGCGCGTTCAGGGGAAATGGACCAAATTTTTGCGCTTGAAAATGGCGGCGATGATTTTATTACGAAGCCATTTAACTATGAAATTGTATTAGCAAAAATTCGTAGTCATTTACGTCGTACATATGGAGAATATTCAGCAAGGCAAGAGGAGCGTACCGTCACGCAGGGCCAGCTGACACTTTATTTAGAGCGTATGGAGCTGCACTTAAAGGAGTTAATCGTACCACTGCAAAAAAAGGAATGCATTATTTTAGGTCTACTGATGGGGCAGGCACCGAAAGTTGTTTCACGCGATCAGTTGCTAGAAGAGCTATGGGACGATCAGGCGTTTGTCGATGAAAATACGCTCAATGTCAATATGACGCGTGTACGAAGAAAGCTGACGGATTATGGCATTACCTCAAGTATTGAAACCGTACGAGGGGCCGGCTACCGCTTTACATTAAGCGCGGAGGAAATGTAA
- a CDS encoding lipoate--protein ligase produces MYFIDNKGITDPRINLAIEEYVLKNMDIEKDDFLLFYINQPSIIIGKNQNTIEEINTDYVEANDVLVVRRLSGGGAVYHDLNNLNFSFLTKDDGNSFSNYKKFTQPVVDALAKLGVNSELSGRNDILAEGRKVSGNAQYSTRGRMFSHGTLMFDLDIDAVVNSLKVKQDKIESKGIKSVRSRVANIIDFLPEKITVEQFRMEILKSIFGGEENIQYYELSEQDWENIHEISKNRYQLWEWNYGKSPRFNIQKTKRFPSGGIDIRLEVNKGILEEVTIFGDFFGVGDVSEVESLLVGTKYDRTEIAKSLKDIDIPTYFGGITEEDFLQLIY; encoded by the coding sequence TTGTATTTTATCGATAATAAAGGAATTACAGATCCACGCATTAACTTAGCAATTGAAGAGTATGTACTGAAAAACATGGATATTGAAAAGGATGATTTTTTACTGTTCTATATCAATCAGCCTTCGATTATCATCGGCAAAAACCAAAATACAATTGAAGAAATTAACACCGACTATGTCGAAGCAAACGATGTATTAGTTGTTCGTCGTCTTTCTGGTGGTGGCGCAGTGTACCATGATTTAAACAATTTAAACTTCAGTTTCCTAACAAAAGATGATGGGAACAGCTTCAGCAACTACAAAAAATTCACACAGCCAGTAGTAGATGCGCTAGCAAAATTAGGCGTTAACTCTGAGCTATCAGGACGAAATGATATTTTAGCAGAAGGTAGAAAAGTGTCGGGGAATGCGCAATATTCAACGCGCGGTCGCATGTTTAGCCATGGCACATTAATGTTCGATTTAGACATTGATGCGGTAGTGAATTCATTAAAAGTAAAACAAGACAAGATCGAATCAAAGGGCATTAAATCCGTGCGCTCTCGTGTAGCGAACATCATTGATTTCTTACCAGAAAAAATTACGGTAGAACAGTTCCGGATGGAAATTTTAAAATCGATTTTCGGTGGCGAGGAAAACATTCAATATTATGAGCTATCAGAGCAAGATTGGGAAAATATCCATGAAATTTCGAAAAACCGTTATCAGTTATGGGAATGGAATTACGGGAAATCGCCACGTTTCAACATTCAAAAAACAAAACGTTTCCCATCAGGTGGCATCGATATTCGCCTTGAAGTAAATAAGGGGATTCTTGAAGAAGTAACGATTTTCGGTGACTTCTTCGGTGTGGGCGATGTGTCAGAGGTAGAAAGTTTACTTGTCGGTACAAAATACGACCGTACAGAAATCGCGAAAAGCTTAAAAGATATCGATATCCCTACATATTTCGGCGGGATAACAGAAGAAGACTTCCTACAGTTAATCTATTAA
- the yhfH gene encoding protein YhfH: MLENVVEFFKNLPDKVCVSCGDKIEEQSECYSNDCDKCNSL; the protein is encoded by the coding sequence ATGTTAGAAAATGTAGTGGAATTTTTCAAAAATTTACCAGATAAAGTTTGCGTATCATGCGGTGACAAAATTGAAGAACAAAGCGAATGCTACAGCAACGATTGTGATAAATGTAACTCTCTTTAA